In one Streptomyces marincola genomic region, the following are encoded:
- a CDS encoding GH1 family beta-glucosidase — protein MTEKQPRVFPPDFLWGSATASYQIEGAAREDGRTPSIWDTFSRTPGKVHAGHTGDVACDHYHRWQEDIGLMAELGLGAYRFSVSWSRVQPTGRGPAVQRGLDFYRALADGLLERGITPAITLYHWDLPQDLEDSGGWPERETAERFAEYAGIVGEALGDRVGMWTTLNEPFCSAFLGYGSGVHAPGRTEPESVLKAAHHLNLAHGLGVQALRSVLPRSAEIGVTLNPVVARPRTEEPADVDAARRIDALQTRIFSGPLLHGAYPQDLLDDTARVSDWSYLRAGDESTIHQPLDFVGLNYYTPSIVSAPTDGAQAPRNDGHGSSDHSPWVGSEHVEFHLASTERTDMGWAIDPTGLTELLMRFHRELPNLPIYITENGAAFEDKVDAAGLVHDPDRIAYLHGHLDAVHRAIEQGADVRGYFLWSLLDNFEWAYGYSKRFGVVHVDFDTLQRTPKASARWYAGVVGSGRLPAA, from the coding sequence ATGACTGAAAAGCAACCACGCGTCTTTCCGCCCGATTTTCTGTGGGGCTCGGCCACCGCCAGCTACCAGATCGAGGGCGCGGCGCGTGAGGACGGCCGGACCCCCTCCATCTGGGACACCTTCAGCCGGACCCCTGGCAAGGTGCACGCCGGCCACACCGGGGACGTCGCCTGCGATCATTACCACCGCTGGCAGGAGGACATCGGCCTGATGGCCGAATTGGGCCTGGGCGCGTACCGGTTCTCCGTGTCGTGGTCGCGCGTCCAGCCCACCGGACGCGGGCCCGCCGTTCAGCGCGGGCTGGACTTCTACCGCGCCCTGGCCGACGGTCTCCTGGAGCGCGGGATCACGCCGGCGATCACCCTCTACCACTGGGACCTCCCGCAGGACCTGGAGGACTCGGGCGGCTGGCCCGAGCGGGAGACCGCCGAGCGGTTCGCCGAGTACGCGGGGATCGTCGGCGAGGCCCTGGGCGACCGCGTCGGCATGTGGACGACGCTCAACGAGCCGTTCTGCAGCGCGTTCCTCGGCTACGGCTCCGGCGTGCACGCCCCGGGGCGCACCGAGCCGGAGAGTGTGCTCAAGGCGGCGCACCACCTGAACCTCGCGCACGGCCTCGGGGTCCAGGCGCTGCGCTCCGTCCTGCCGCGCAGCGCCGAGATCGGCGTCACCCTCAACCCCGTCGTGGCCAGGCCGCGCACCGAAGAACCGGCCGACGTGGACGCGGCGCGCCGCATCGACGCGCTCCAGACCCGGATCTTCTCCGGGCCGCTGCTGCACGGCGCCTACCCGCAGGACCTGCTCGACGACACCGCGCGCGTCAGCGACTGGTCGTACCTGCGTGCCGGGGACGAGAGCACCATCCACCAGCCGCTGGACTTCGTCGGCCTCAACTACTACACGCCGTCGATCGTCTCGGCGCCCACCGACGGCGCGCAGGCGCCGCGCAACGACGGGCACGGCTCCTCCGACCACTCCCCGTGGGTGGGCTCGGAGCACGTCGAGTTCCACCTCGCGTCCACCGAGCGCACGGACATGGGCTGGGCCATCGACCCGACCGGGCTGACGGAGCTGCTGATGCGGTTCCACCGCGAGCTGCCGAACCTGCCGATCTACATCACGGAGAACGGCGCGGCGTTCGAGGACAAGGTGGACGCGGCCGGCCTGGTGCACGACCCCGACCGGATCGCCTACCTGCACGGCCACCTCGACGCCGTGCACCGCGCGATCGAGCAGGGCGCCGACGTCCGCGGCTACTTCCTGTGGTCGCTGCTCGACAACTTCGAGTGGGCGTACGGCTACAGCAAGCGCTTCGGCGTCGTGCACGTCGACTTCGACACGTTGCAGCGCACGCCGAAGGCCAGCGCCCGCTGGTACGCCGGCGTGGTCGGCTCGGGCCGGCTGCCCGCCGCCTGA
- a CDS encoding ABC transporter substrate-binding protein, translating to MSHRRNPTVRGLLAAGLATAVLTSCGLSDSADGGPTTITFWSWISGSEQLADGFNASQDDIHVVFEQIPAGTGGGYSKMYNAVRAGKSPDVVNVEYPQVPAFVTHEVIQPLGGYGVEDLRGQYPEWAWNQVALGGDVYALPKDMAPQILLYRADLFEEHGYEPPATWPEFRDLAERVRADHEDTVLATVSNTDASLFAGFAWQAGATWFDTSSGVWQVDSTDEASLSMARYWDEIVADDLVNMEPVFAEKHIADLQQGRSLAMIAAPWMVGNLSRFVPDLAGSWGAAPVPTWGDTAAGNYGGSTFALPVGAEHPDEAMEFARWVSTSPEAVAAAAPVSAAMPANSGLFDAWRTELEAANPYVQGMGLPEVASAAAGSVPASWEWGPDMTDGFARLMDEMSASVGDPGGMERALRRWQDGTVEQLRLRGFDVNT from the coding sequence GTGTCCCATCGAAGAAACCCGACCGTCCGAGGTCTCCTGGCAGCCGGGCTCGCGACCGCCGTGCTCACCTCGTGCGGCCTCTCCGACTCCGCGGACGGCGGGCCGACCACCATCACGTTCTGGTCGTGGATCTCGGGCTCGGAACAGCTCGCCGACGGGTTCAACGCGTCACAGGACGACATCCACGTCGTCTTCGAGCAGATACCGGCCGGAACGGGCGGCGGCTATTCGAAGATGTACAACGCGGTCAGGGCAGGCAAGAGCCCCGACGTGGTGAACGTGGAGTACCCGCAGGTGCCCGCCTTCGTGACGCACGAGGTCATCCAGCCGCTCGGCGGGTACGGCGTCGAGGACCTGCGCGGCCAGTACCCGGAATGGGCGTGGAACCAGGTGGCCCTCGGCGGCGACGTCTACGCCCTGCCGAAGGACATGGCCCCCCAGATCCTGCTCTACCGGGCCGACCTCTTCGAGGAGCACGGCTACGAACCTCCCGCCACCTGGCCGGAGTTCCGCGACCTGGCCGAGCGCGTGCGCGCGGATCACGAGGACACGGTGCTGGCGACGGTGAGCAACACCGACGCCTCGCTGTTCGCCGGCTTCGCCTGGCAGGCGGGGGCGACCTGGTTCGACACATCGAGCGGGGTCTGGCAGGTGGACAGCACGGACGAGGCCAGCCTGTCGATGGCCCGCTACTGGGACGAGATCGTCGCCGACGACCTGGTGAACATGGAGCCGGTGTTCGCGGAGAAGCACATCGCGGATCTCCAGCAGGGCCGTTCCCTCGCCATGATCGCCGCCCCCTGGATGGTGGGCAACCTCTCCCGCTTCGTGCCCGACCTCGCCGGCAGCTGGGGCGCCGCCCCCGTTCCCACGTGGGGCGACACGGCCGCGGGCAACTACGGGGGCTCCACGTTCGCGCTGCCCGTGGGCGCGGAACACCCCGACGAGGCCATGGAGTTCGCCCGCTGGGTGAGCACCTCGCCGGAGGCGGTGGCGGCGGCGGCCCCGGTGAGCGCGGCGATGCCCGCCAACAGCGGCCTCTTCGACGCCTGGCGGACCGAGCTCGAAGCGGCCAACCCCTACGTGCAGGGCATGGGCCTGCCCGAGGTGGCCTCCGCCGCCGCGGGAAGCGTTCCCGCGTCCTGGGAGTGGGGTCCCGACATGACCGACGGATTCGCCCGGCTCATGGACGAGATGTCCGCGTCCGTCGGGGACCCCGGCGGTATGGAGCGGGCCCTGCGCCGCTGGCAGGACGGCACCGTGGAGCAGTTGCGGCTGCGCGGCTTCGACGTGAACACCTGA
- a CDS encoding substrate-binding domain-containing protein translates to MADLLVPQRRELLLRELRATGVVRIADLAARLGVSSGTIRRDLAELARTGEVVRSRGGAVLPDRGPAGPRAGAAGAPGTAAAGNAGALGLLVPSDTYYYPSVITGVRTVAARRGARVIIALSPHARPRDLERIDELRAAGASGLLVASAGGARAADTTIERLTAAAVPFVLLERRPGEHHEACDAVVSDHRGGAVAAVRHFHLLGHRRVGLFAHPSPTAPLIRAGHEAAVRGLGLDPSAPVREGRRLPPGSGAAGRRYDDFIEDCLATGTRAALVHSDQDAILLLQRLRLRGLRAPDDLALIAYDDELAELAEVPLTAVAPAKRELGEYAAHLLLERLACPAGAAVRSVAIQPRLVVRQSCGGARAA, encoded by the coding sequence ATGGCCGACTTGCTCGTGCCGCAACGACGCGAACTGCTGCTCCGCGAGCTGCGGGCCACCGGCGTCGTGCGCATCGCGGACCTGGCCGCGAGGCTCGGCGTCTCGTCCGGAACCATCAGGCGCGACCTGGCCGAACTCGCCAGGACCGGCGAGGTGGTCAGGTCGCGCGGCGGCGCGGTGCTGCCGGACCGCGGCCCCGCGGGACCGCGTGCGGGCGCCGCCGGCGCGCCGGGCACGGCCGCGGCGGGGAACGCGGGCGCCCTCGGGCTGCTGGTGCCGTCGGACACCTACTACTACCCGTCCGTGATCACCGGCGTGCGCACCGTCGCGGCCCGCCGCGGCGCCCGGGTCATCATCGCGCTCTCCCCGCACGCGCGCCCCCGCGACCTGGAGCGCATCGACGAACTGCGCGCGGCGGGCGCCTCGGGGCTGCTGGTCGCGTCGGCCGGCGGCGCCCGCGCGGCCGACACGACCATCGAGCGCCTGACCGCGGCGGCCGTGCCGTTCGTGCTGCTGGAACGCCGCCCGGGTGAGCACCACGAGGCGTGCGACGCGGTCGTCTCCGACCACCGCGGGGGCGCCGTCGCGGCCGTGCGCCACTTCCACCTGCTCGGCCACCGGCGCGTGGGGCTGTTCGCGCACCCGAGCCCGACCGCCCCGCTGATCCGCGCGGGGCACGAGGCAGCCGTCCGCGGGCTCGGGCTCGATCCCTCGGCCCCCGTGCGGGAGGGCAGGCGGCTGCCGCCCGGCTCCGGCGCGGCGGGCCGCCGGTACGACGACTTCATCGAGGACTGCCTGGCCACCGGCACGAGGGCGGCCCTCGTCCACTCCGACCAGGACGCGATCCTGCTGCTCCAGCGGCTGCGCCTGCGCGGGCTGCGCGCCCCCGACGACCTGGCCCTGATCGCCTACGACGACGAACTGGCCGAACTCGCGGAGGTGCCGCTCACGGCGGTGGCGCCGGCCAAGCGCGAACTGGGCGAGTACGCCGCCCACCTGCTCCTCGAACGGCTCGCCTGCCCGGCCGGCGCCGCGGTGCGCAGTGTGGCGATCCAGCCCCGGCTGGTGGTCAGGCAGTCCTGCGGCGGCGCCCGCGCCGCGTGA
- a CDS encoding carbohydrate ABC transporter permease, protein MTDLLDTERPPRRSERPGAAGPGPGRRAARDSSPWWLRRSAVTALCAIAGVYTLLPLVWLLFAVTKTLPELYSGNGFSPSAGFHVFDNVRDLFTVDGGRFGRWMLNTAVYAVGGALAATLLSVAAGYAFDKFQFRGKEKWYALVIAGVLIPNTAIVIPLYLMMANAQLTDTMWSVFIPLIVNPFGVYLARAYSSGAIPDELLEAARIDGAGEIRTFFSVGLRIMGPGALTIFLIQFIGIWNNFFLPMVMLTDNDLFTVAQGLFTWNSAVSQNPDYTRMVVVGSAVTTIPLLLLFIPLQRHWRAGLAEGGVK, encoded by the coding sequence ATGACCGACCTGCTTGACACCGAGCGGCCGCCCCGCCGCTCCGAGCGGCCGGGAGCGGCGGGGCCAGGCCCCGGGCGGCGCGCCGCGCGCGACTCCTCCCCCTGGTGGCTGCGGCGCTCCGCCGTCACGGCGCTGTGCGCGATCGCCGGCGTCTACACGCTGCTGCCGCTGGTCTGGCTCCTGTTCGCCGTGACCAAGACGCTGCCCGAGCTGTACAGCGGCAACGGGTTCTCGCCGTCCGCCGGCTTCCACGTCTTCGACAACGTCCGCGACCTCTTCACCGTGGACGGCGGCCGGTTCGGGCGCTGGATGCTCAACACGGCGGTGTACGCGGTCGGCGGCGCGCTCGCGGCCACGCTGCTGTCCGTGGCGGCGGGCTACGCGTTCGACAAGTTCCAGTTCCGCGGCAAGGAGAAGTGGTACGCGCTGGTCATCGCCGGCGTCCTGATCCCCAACACCGCCATCGTCATCCCGCTGTACCTGATGATGGCCAACGCCCAGCTCACGGACACGATGTGGTCGGTGTTCATCCCGCTCATCGTGAACCCCTTCGGCGTCTACCTGGCGCGCGCCTACTCCTCCGGGGCCATTCCCGACGAACTGCTGGAGGCGGCCCGGATCGACGGGGCGGGTGAGATACGGACGTTCTTCTCGGTCGGCCTGCGGATCATGGGCCCCGGCGCCCTGACGATCTTCCTGATCCAGTTCATCGGCATCTGGAACAACTTCTTCCTGCCCATGGTGATGCTCACCGACAACGACCTGTTCACCGTCGCGCAGGGCCTGTTCACGTGGAACTCCGCCGTCAGCCAGAACCCCGACTACACGCGCATGGTCGTCGTCGGCTCGGCCGTGACCACCATTCCGCTCCTGCTGCTGTTCATCCCGCTCCAGCGCCACTGGCGCGCGGGCCTCGCCGAGGGCGGCGTGAAGTGA
- a CDS encoding carbohydrate ABC transporter permease has product MASSTTPSRSRSRIRRQRRNGVLLLLGPFFLLFLLTYLVPLCYAVGLSFFREQFSGIGWDGPRLVFAWFDNYTRALTDSAFLSGVGRVLLYGLIYVPLLIVLAITLALLLDSALTYGRRFFQTLLFLPHIVPGLIASLIWLYLYTPGLSPIVDFFSWFGWNVDFLDDGILLSMVNIAVWGALGFNIVLIFVGLQAVPKSTVDAARIDGAGELRIAFHVKLPQVLPTVFVATLFTIIGSLQLYTEPMILRTSGESPIDNAWTPNMLAYTSAFNSNDYHYAATVSVLIALLAGVLSFLVTRFANRRAMR; this is encoded by the coding sequence ATGGCATCATCCACCACGCCGTCCCGGAGCAGGAGCCGGATCCGCAGACAGCGCCGCAACGGCGTGCTGCTCCTGCTCGGCCCCTTCTTCCTGCTGTTCCTCCTCACCTACCTCGTCCCCCTCTGCTACGCCGTCGGCCTCAGCTTCTTCCGCGAGCAGTTCAGCGGCATCGGCTGGGACGGGCCCCGGCTCGTCTTCGCCTGGTTCGACAACTACACGCGGGCCCTGACGGACTCCGCCTTCCTGAGCGGCGTCGGGCGGGTGCTGCTCTACGGGCTCATCTACGTACCGCTGCTGATCGTCCTGGCCATCACCCTGGCCCTGCTGCTCGATTCTGCGCTCACCTACGGCCGCCGCTTCTTCCAGACGCTGCTGTTCCTGCCGCACATCGTGCCGGGCCTGATCGCCTCGCTGATCTGGCTGTACCTGTACACGCCGGGGCTCAGCCCCATCGTCGACTTCTTCTCCTGGTTCGGCTGGAACGTCGACTTCCTCGACGACGGCATCCTGCTCTCGATGGTGAACATCGCCGTCTGGGGTGCGCTCGGCTTCAACATCGTCCTGATCTTCGTCGGGCTCCAGGCCGTTCCGAAGAGCACCGTGGACGCGGCGCGGATCGACGGCGCCGGCGAACTGCGCATCGCCTTCCACGTCAAACTGCCGCAGGTGCTGCCGACCGTCTTCGTGGCGACGCTCTTCACCATCATCGGCTCGCTCCAGCTGTACACGGAACCGATGATCCTGCGCACCTCGGGCGAGAGCCCCATCGACAACGCGTGGACACCGAACATGCTCGCCTACACCTCGGCGTTCAACAGCAACGACTACCACTACGCGGCGACCGTCTCCGTGCTGATCGCCCTGCTGGCCGGCGTCCTCTCCTTCCTCGTCACCAGGTTCGCCAACAGAAGGGCCATGCGATGA
- a CDS encoding exo-rhamnogalacturonan lyase family protein, whose protein sequence is MTPPNRPSPSAPSASPAAASTGPGRRSVLWGAAAVGSAAPLASFLSAPAASAASAAGRPAQPSGPSEVPLHWLEGRPAELAGSSWGTPWPMGAVPGDQSFALAAADGSPVPVQSWPLALWPDGSLKWSGHTISGAQGPSDGYTLTAGRPAAPRSPVTVRERRGHVDVGTGVITARIPTGGTDLVTRVMRGDRVVAKNGRLVTIRQDGIPDDGLGTVRREELLSDIEEVAVEQSGPVRAVVRITGRHRRRGRAWLPFTVRLYFFAGAESFRMVHSFVFDTDGRRDAVAGLGVRFTVPLDDEPHDRHVRLVGEGHGAMAEAVRPVTGLRRDPGAAVRRAQVAGERTPDVSTWDTRVSSRLDLIPAFGDYKLSQLSSEGFTVHKRTGPGHGWIPVDQGRRAGGTGYVGGPSGGFAFGLKDFWQLHPTQLDIRNAHTREAEVTVWLWSPDAPAMDTRFYHDGMGQDTYEEQLEGLEITYEDYEPGFGTPYGIARTSELTFWALDGTPGPERLGAVADAVRAAPQLVNPVDHLVETGAFGGLFGPVDRSTPQRARIEDNLDFLFDYYVTSQAQRHWYGFWDYGDVMHSQDADRKVWRYDIGGYAWANSELSPDLWLWYAFLRTGRADIFRFAEAMTRHTGEVDVYHAGDWAGLGTRHGVQHWADSAKQQRISTATYRRFYHYLTTDERTGDLMRELARSEETFLVLDPIRKIREEPYEPDPRALAIGFGTDWSGLAAAWLTEWERRGPLWEECRDKLLGTMETIAAQPNGFFQGSGRYDMETGRFEVQEEPVVTTSHLAAVFGLVEINAELLQQIDMPEFEAAWLQYCRLWNGTDAEAEEELGGRLSPNRNLRQAHTRLAAYAAVRLDDDTQAERAWSGFLDPRADWEYDRDTELRLERVEHTLNPTDWCDNVSTNNSAQYGLAAIQILALIGDRMPR, encoded by the coding sequence ATGACACCCCCCAACCGGCCGTCCCCGTCCGCCCCTTCGGCTTCCCCGGCCGCCGCCTCGACCGGCCCCGGCAGACGCTCCGTCCTGTGGGGCGCGGCGGCCGTCGGCTCTGCCGCCCCCCTGGCCTCGTTCCTCTCGGCCCCCGCCGCCTCGGCCGCGTCCGCCGCCGGCCGGCCGGCCCAGCCCTCGGGGCCTTCGGAGGTCCCCCTGCACTGGCTGGAGGGCCGGCCGGCCGAACTGGCCGGAAGCAGCTGGGGCACCCCCTGGCCGATGGGCGCCGTGCCGGGCGACCAGTCGTTCGCCCTCGCGGCGGCCGACGGCTCGCCCGTGCCGGTGCAGTCCTGGCCGCTGGCGCTGTGGCCCGACGGTTCGCTCAAGTGGAGCGGCCACACCATCTCGGGGGCCCAGGGCCCGTCGGACGGCTACACCCTGACCGCGGGCCGCCCGGCGGCCCCCCGCTCCCCGGTCACCGTCAGGGAGCGGCGCGGCCACGTGGACGTGGGCACCGGAGTGATCACCGCGCGCATCCCCACCGGCGGCACCGACCTGGTCACCCGGGTCATGCGCGGCGACCGGGTCGTCGCGAAGAACGGCCGGCTCGTCACCATCAGGCAGGACGGCATCCCCGACGACGGCCTCGGCACCGTGCGCCGCGAGGAACTGCTCAGCGACATCGAGGAGGTGGCCGTCGAGCAGTCGGGCCCCGTGCGCGCCGTCGTGCGGATCACCGGGCGGCACCGCCGCCGGGGCCGCGCCTGGCTGCCGTTCACGGTGCGCCTGTACTTCTTCGCCGGCGCCGAGAGCTTCCGGATGGTGCACAGCTTCGTGTTCGACACCGACGGCCGGCGCGACGCCGTCGCCGGCCTCGGCGTGCGGTTCACCGTCCCGCTCGACGACGAACCGCACGACCGGCACGTCCGGCTGGTCGGGGAGGGCCACGGCGCCATGGCCGAGGCCGTGCGCCCGGTCACGGGACTGCGGCGCGACCCGGGCGCGGCGGTGCGCCGGGCGCAGGTCGCGGGGGAGAGGACCCCCGACGTCTCCACGTGGGACACCCGGGTCTCCAGCCGCCTCGACCTCATTCCGGCCTTCGGCGACTACAAGCTGTCCCAGCTCAGCTCCGAGGGCTTCACCGTGCACAAGCGCACAGGGCCAGGGCACGGCTGGATACCGGTCGACCAGGGCCGCCGCGCCGGGGGCACCGGCTACGTCGGCGGCCCGTCCGGCGGATTCGCGTTCGGCCTCAAGGACTTCTGGCAGCTGCACCCGACCCAGCTCGACATCAGGAACGCGCACACCCGCGAGGCCGAGGTCACCGTGTGGCTGTGGTCGCCCGACGCGCCCGCGATGGACACCCGCTTCTACCACGACGGTATGGGCCAGGACACCTACGAGGAGCAGCTCGAAGGGCTTGAGATCACCTACGAGGACTACGAACCCGGCTTCGGCACGCCCTACGGCATCGCCCGCACCAGCGAGTTGACGTTCTGGGCGCTGGACGGCACCCCGGGACCCGAACGGCTCGGGGCCGTCGCGGACGCCGTGCGCGCCGCCCCGCAGCTGGTCAACCCGGTCGACCACCTCGTCGAGACCGGCGCGTTCGGCGGCCTGTTCGGACCGGTGGACCGCTCCACGCCGCAGCGCGCCAGGATCGAGGACAACCTCGACTTCCTCTTCGACTACTACGTCACCTCCCAGGCGCAGCGGCACTGGTACGGGTTCTGGGACTACGGCGACGTCATGCACTCGCAGGACGCCGACCGGAAGGTCTGGCGCTACGACATCGGCGGCTACGCGTGGGCCAACTCCGAGCTGTCGCCCGACCTGTGGCTGTGGTACGCGTTCCTGCGCACCGGGCGCGCCGACATCTTCCGCTTCGCCGAGGCCATGACCCGGCACACCGGCGAGGTCGACGTCTACCACGCGGGCGACTGGGCCGGGCTCGGCACCCGCCACGGCGTGCAGCACTGGGCCGACAGCGCGAAGCAGCAGCGCATCAGCACCGCCACCTACCGCCGCTTCTACCACTACCTGACCACGGACGAGCGCACCGGCGACCTCATGCGCGAACTCGCGCGCAGCGAGGAGACGTTCCTCGTGCTCGACCCGATCCGCAAGATCAGGGAGGAACCCTACGAACCCGATCCGCGCGCACTGGCCATCGGCTTCGGCACGGACTGGAGCGGCCTGGCCGCCGCGTGGCTGACGGAGTGGGAGCGCCGCGGCCCGCTGTGGGAGGAGTGCCGCGACAAGCTGCTCGGCACCATGGAGACCATCGCGGCCCAGCCCAACGGCTTCTTCCAGGGCAGCGGCCGGTACGACATGGAGACCGGCCGCTTCGAGGTGCAGGAGGAGCCGGTCGTCACGACATCCCACCTGGCCGCGGTGTTCGGCCTGGTGGAGATCAACGCCGAACTGCTCCAGCAGATCGACATGCCGGAGTTCGAGGCCGCCTGGCTCCAGTACTGCCGCCTGTGGAACGGGACGGACGCCGAGGCCGAGGAGGAACTCGGCGGGCGGCTGTCGCCCAACCGCAACCTGCGGCAGGCCCACACCCGGCTCGCCGCCTACGCCGCCGTCCGCCTCGACGACGACACCCAGGCGGAACGCGCGTGGAGCGGCTTCCTCGACCCGCGCGCCGACTGGGAGTACGACCGCGACACCGAACTGCGCCTGGAACGCGTCGAGCACACCCTCAACCCCACCGACTGGTGCGACAACGTGTCCACCAACAACTCGGCCCAGTACGGGCTCGCCGCCATCCAGATCCTGGCCCTGATCGGCGACCGCATGCCGCGCTGA
- a CDS encoding substrate-binding domain-containing protein, with protein MTDMLVAQRRGLLVRELEASGVLKITELATRLKVSRATIRRDLVDLEAEGRVTRVRGGALVATAHRAEHPAAVPAPPAGPAAVASAGAPPASEQTLGLLVPSATYYYPRVVAGVQAVAAERGARVVIGLTDYARPRDLEQIEELNVAGVTGLLVVSTGGHHLPAVTQERLVATGLPFVLLERQPQDPFDACEFVVTDHRQGAFGAVRHLAALGHRQVGLFTNGSPTAPLVADGHAAAVRALGLDGGAPVVDSGRPTLGSAEAAGHYERFLDQCRDRGTRAALVHSDHDAIELMRHMRTQGMRAPEDLALIAYDDEIASLAEVPLTAVAPPKHALGVQAARLLLDRLDAAEPEAVPVRQLTLQPRLIVRASCGARGGA; from the coding sequence ATGACCGACATGCTCGTCGCACAGCGGCGCGGGCTGCTGGTCAGGGAGCTGGAAGCCTCCGGTGTCCTGAAGATCACCGAGCTGGCCACGCGCCTGAAGGTCTCGCGCGCCACGATCCGGCGCGACCTGGTGGACCTGGAGGCCGAGGGGCGCGTGACCCGCGTCCGCGGCGGAGCGCTGGTGGCCACCGCGCACCGCGCCGAGCACCCGGCGGCGGTGCCCGCACCGCCGGCAGGTCCGGCCGCCGTCGCGTCCGCGGGCGCGCCCCCGGCCTCGGAGCAGACGCTCGGCCTGCTGGTCCCCTCGGCCACGTACTACTACCCGCGGGTGGTCGCCGGTGTCCAGGCGGTCGCGGCGGAACGCGGCGCGCGCGTGGTGATCGGGCTGACCGACTACGCGCGGCCCCGGGACCTGGAGCAGATCGAGGAGCTGAACGTCGCGGGGGTGACGGGTCTCCTGGTGGTCTCCACCGGTGGGCACCACCTGCCGGCCGTCACGCAGGAGCGGCTCGTGGCCACCGGCCTGCCGTTCGTCCTGCTGGAACGCCAGCCGCAGGACCCGTTCGACGCCTGCGAGTTCGTGGTCACCGACCACCGGCAGGGCGCGTTCGGCGCCGTGCGCCACCTCGCGGCCCTCGGCCACCGGCAGGTCGGCCTGTTCACCAACGGCAGCCCCACCGCGCCCCTGGTCGCCGACGGCCACGCGGCGGCGGTGCGCGCGCTCGGCCTCGACGGCGGGGCGCCTGTGGTCGACAGCGGCCGGCCCACGCTCGGCAGCGCCGAGGCGGCCGGGCACTACGAACGCTTCCTCGACCAGTGCAGGGACCGGGGCACGCGCGCGGCCCTGGTGCACTCCGACCACGACGCCATCGAACTCATGCGGCACATGCGCACCCAGGGCATGCGCGCCCCCGAGGACCTGGCCCTGATCGCGTACGACGACGAGATCGCCTCGCTCGCCGAGGTGCCCCTCACCGCCGTCGCGCCCCCCAAGCACGCGCTCGGCGTTCAGGCCGCGCGCCTGCTGCTCGACCGGCTCGACGCCGCGGAGCCCGAGGCCGTTCCCGTGCGCCAACTGACGCTCCAGCCGCGCCTGATCGTCCGCGCCTCGTGCGGCGCGCGCGGCGGTGCGTGA
- a CDS encoding helix-turn-helix domain-containing protein: MDVGNVRAALARKGLSAAEAARRIRYDPACLSRVLNGRQAPSAALEQSLAALLDLDEGDERAQYAMRHPTRLDRAAVAALADALAAQRRADDVVGPVPLLPAAETHRTVLLRLLRDARGPERDALGEVAAEHCAFLGWLHVQLRSDRAVPVLHEGERIAREVGSGPLIAQSLNFLACHWRTRGDHRRAAEHFDAVTRTEGVHLTQKAANTARAAEQTAKAGDRTAARTLLRAAEHLGERAANRTPPEAAYWLRGQAFQLLNQGIAHDAIGDGKSAREHIAAGLAGIPAPHLSAPWISDYVSPERLRELSPL, encoded by the coding sequence ATGGACGTCGGGAACGTACGTGCGGCACTCGCTCGCAAGGGCCTGAGCGCGGCAGAGGCAGCCCGCCGAATTCGCTACGACCCGGCTTGTCTTTCGCGTGTTCTCAACGGTCGGCAGGCGCCGTCAGCGGCACTTGAGCAATCCCTCGCGGCACTGCTCGATCTGGACGAGGGCGACGAGCGCGCCCAGTACGCGATGCGGCACCCGACGCGGCTCGACCGGGCGGCCGTGGCAGCTCTGGCGGACGCCCTGGCGGCTCAACGGCGCGCGGATGACGTGGTCGGCCCGGTGCCGCTCCTGCCCGCTGCCGAGACGCATCGGACGGTGCTCCTGCGGTTGCTGCGGGATGCGCGCGGCCCCGAGCGCGACGCGCTGGGCGAAGTGGCCGCCGAACACTGTGCGTTCCTCGGCTGGCTGCACGTCCAATTGCGGTCCGACCGTGCCGTGCCGGTGCTCCATGAGGGAGAGCGCATCGCCCGGGAGGTCGGGTCGGGCCCGTTGATCGCGCAGTCCCTGAACTTCCTCGCCTGCCACTGGCGGACGCGCGGCGACCACCGCCGAGCGGCCGAGCACTTCGACGCGGTGACGCGCACGGAAGGCGTGCACCTGACCCAGAAGGCCGCGAACACGGCCCGCGCGGCCGAGCAGACCGCGAAAGCCGGGGACAGGACGGCGGCAAGGACACTCCTGCGCGCTGCCGAACACCTCGGGGAGCGGGCCGCGAACCGGACTCCGCCCGAGGCCGCCTACTGGTTGCGGGGGCAGGCGTTCCAGCTGCTCAACCAGGGCATCGCGCACGACGCCATCGGGGACGGCAAGAGCGCCCGCGAACACATCGCCGCGGGTCTCGCCGGCATCCCCGCCCCCCACCTGTCGGCGCCCTGGATCAGCGACTACGTCAGCCCCGAGCGACTGCGTGAGTTGTCACCGCTGTGA